Proteins from a single region of Drosophila biarmipes strain raj3 chromosome 3R, RU_DBia_V1.1, whole genome shotgun sequence:
- the LOC108025298 gene encoding protein glass isoform X1 — MGLLYKGSKLLNIILDSLEDQEGGAMYISCDVSNGGPVEPETGYVPNNPLFGLALDSPQQECAASCVGCLSCQGSTALPISSLTSSDFDCGGCFDPTIGVGVGIGGGHIQISTTPPASSGNGSSNNGAGGGSSGNHGYWSTDEMASTFPGLPPLDIDPLPSLFPFSPCGASYNFAAGNPHQASLSYTVHPHQMLISPNSHNHGQMHSQHQQQSQNQASHVGNSVLQSSGGGNNMASNGGGSSGAANSAACYYETGGGTAAPAPPPAAAMYPSMSVNVSMNMTMHHGYGAGDASGVPMQCSQMNWTPPSNSTSAAAAAAAVNVLYPPLLSPGHYPASATYSFTADFRAPAPTGLGSLPPLTVGEKESPSPPSNSALGGYYPTAVSNQGYTPPHKSPSSFHQAAALGLSLSGFEDEEDSNEDLDGDEGSSGGEMKPNLCRLCGKTYARPSTLKTHLRTHSGERPYRCPDCNKSFSQAANLTAHVRTHTGQKPFRCPICDRRFSQSSSVTTHMRTHSGERPYRCSSCKKSFSDSSTLTKHLRIHSGEKPYQCKLCLLRFSQSGNLNRHMRVHGNNNSNNGSNGGTGVGGESSAGSGSGGGNSLLT, encoded by the exons ATGGGATTGTTATATAAGGGTTCCAAACTCCTGAACATAATTCTGG ATTCCCTGGAAGATCAAGAGGGTGGAGCTATGTACATATCGTGCGATGTCTCAAACGGCGGTCCTGTGGAACCAGAGACGGGCTATGTGCCCAACAATCCCCTGTTCGGCCTGGCGCTGGACAGCCCGCAG CAGGAGTGCGCCGCTTCCTGCGTCGGCTGTTTATCCTGCCAGGGCAGCACCGCCCTGCCCATCTCCTCGCTCACCAGCAGCGACTTCGACTGCGGCGGCTGCTTCGATCCCACGATCGGAGTGGGCGTGGGCATCGGTGGCGGCCACATCCAGATCAGCACCACACCGCCGGCGAGCAGCGGCAACGGGAGCAGCAACAACGGTGCTGGAGGCGGCTCCTCCGGGAACCACGGCTACTGGAGCACCGACGAGATGGCCTCCACATTCCCCGGCCTGCCGCCGCTGGACATTGATCCGCTGCCCAGCCTCTTCCCCTTCTCTCCCTGCGGCGCCTCCTACAACTTTGCCGCCGGCAATCCGCACCAGGCTTCGCTCTCCTACACGGTCCATCCCCACCAGATGCTCATCTCGCCCAATTCCCACAACCATGGCCAGATGCACtctcagcaccagcagcagtcCCAGAACCAGGCATCGCACGTCGGCAACTCGGTCCTCCAGAGCAGTGGTGGCGGCAACAACATGGCCAGCAATGGAGGTGGCTCCAGTGGAGCGGCTAATTCGGCTGCCTGCTACTATGAGACGGGAGGTGGAACCGCCGCCcctgctcctccgccggcGGCTGCCATGTATCCCAGCATGAGTGTGAATGTCAGCATGAACATGACCATGCACCATGGTTATGGAGCCGGGGACGCCAGTGGAGTGCCGATGCAGTGCTCCCAGATGAACTGGACGCCACCGAGCAACTCCAcctcggcggcagcagcagcagcagcggtgAATGTTCTGTATCCCCCGCTCCTGAGTCCCGGTCACTATCCCGCCTCGGCCACGTACTCCTTTACGGCGGACTTCCGGGCGCCGGCTCCCACGGGATTGGGTTCCTTGCCACCGCTGACGGTGGGAGAAAAGGAGTCGCCATCGCCGCCGTCCAACTCCGCCTTGGGTGGCTACTATCCCACGGCCGTGAGCAATCAGGGATACACGCCGCCACACAAGAGTCCGAGTAGCTTTCACCAGGCTGCGGCCCTGGGATTAAGTCTCTCCGGATTCGAGGATGAGGAGGACAGCAACGAGGATCTGGACGGGGACGAGGGCAGCAGTGGCGGCGAGATGAAACCCAATCTGTGCCGGCTGTGCGGCAAGACCTACGCCCGTCCCAGTACGCTCAAGACCCATCTGAGAACCCACTCCGGCGAACGACCCTACCGGTGCCCCGACTGCAACAAGAGCTTCTCCCAGGCCGCCAACCTGACGGCCCATgtacgcacacacactggccAGAAGCCGTTCCGATGCCCCATCTGCGACCGGAGATTCTCGCAAAGCTCCAGCGTCACCACGCACATGCGCACCCACTCCGGCGAGCGGCCCTaccgctgctcctcctgcaaGAAGTCCTTCTCCGACAGCAGCACCCTCACCAAGCACCTGCGAATCCACAGCGGCGAGAAGCCCTACCAGTGCAAGCTCTGCCTGCTCAG GTTCTCGCAGTCGGGAAATCTCAATCGGCACATGCGCGTccacggcaacaacaacagcaacaatggcAGCAATGGTGGCACCGGAGTTGGGGGCGAGTCCTCCGCCGGAAGCGGCAGTGGGGGTGGCAACAGCCTCCTCACATGA
- the LOC108023410 gene encoding uncharacterized protein LOC108023410: MWHLSVVLLGLAVVCWADTLVQLHVNRPYNDVNEKFVSFAVRPEDLYDALDGKNRKAVTNLANLLGDSHIKFVGDFYFASNAPTKLRNPTKIIWKGFNRWTRAVNWTMIIPVPYAPDEWDSMHTLKILNTSYMVGITDCIWQLGTDFGTSRAKDYIQELRTLKLMTDTFKPYVDDWQVMGADISAGSSPDETKRYVEMSKDLNTAFGWTQPANMLPKMSLGNYIYESDPALRTLQQQRIPLWLTLPEERSSQRLVGDETTDALRWAQTLGDAATIGFDVVFKRMTLADFERPNFSLYVTALFKKVMGSRVFPARPLNAFFPTSKLYTHCANAVSGGLAFMVVNTEEQPTTITVKSSKHLASTEIWQYVITGLDQRVQLNNVRLHLNTTLRPLIKPIDPTKPLQLIAPSMSVSFWVLPDVNLEHCQFTAVEADDSSGESTSSKEKRRSSRYSSADRLLQRLIEETAVARGSVQSSINRNRRFVIDKEDTPESLLDRLLEHFRDDIPPKREVGDDKEKSVKPHKALAWLYQVLEQTRDMDKKRSKRSTSSYSGPFFYNRQGKKTALTKKITEIRKPERKKKPLFDFDEFDEEKFFKRIGEKSEETPTYTRLPEGDVHLKHIESVDGEENEQEAEPEVPRKRRTKSRKELKIIQKAAEKEDEQEQEPEPTEGRAKLRLLPTEFFEALPAPKLPPTKQLNLGATLNSLLFPEPFSRKATMAQGAAIKSKPIEEPEEDVDPVPTARRRHSRIGHVANDFLQAQKELGKHFLSHINEHEHEFSLGDEGAREGSLESENSGKKSLNQDLFGTKKSAPSLHQKLPQQTADEGITSWWDLPAMRRRRAVPLTNSLDELPSNAIDKADRDEMLPLGRYTFYEYKVDQSPEKDASQPKEEKESKIMKISSKSQATGKDRSLSKLSESLVSTVKSKVSRFINIISNHMNEWYNTLTKHLDAETEPERPRRQNTIDK; this comes from the exons ATGTGGCATTTATCCGTGGTTCTTTTGGGCCTCGCGGTTGTGTGCTGGGCTGACACCCTGGTGCAGCTCCATGTGAATCGTCCTTACAACGATGTGAACGAAAAGTTTGTGAGCTTCGCCGTGCGGCCGGAGGATCTGTACGATGCTCTGGATGGTAAGAATCGCAAGGCAGTCACAAATTTGGCCAATCTGCTGGGAGATTCGCACATCAAGTTCGTCGGTGATTTCTACTTTGCCAGCAATGCGCCGACCAAGCTGAGAAATCCCACCAAGATCATCTGGAAGGGCTTTAATCGTTGGACGCG GGCCGTGAACTGGACCATGATTATCCCGGTTCCCTATGCCCCCGATGAGTGGGACTCCATGCACACGCTCAAGATCCTGAACACCTCCTACATGGTGGGCATCACCGACTGCATCTGGCAGCTGGGCACGGATTTCGGCACCTCCAGGGCCAAGGATTACATCCAGGAACTGCGAACCCTTAAACTGATGACAGATACTTTTAAACCTTACGTGGACGACTGGCAAGTGATGGGGGCGGACATCTCTGCGGGAAGCAGTCCCGATGAAACCAAGAGATACGTGGAAATGTCTAAGGATCTGAATACGGCCTTTGGTTGGACGCA GCCCGCTAACATGCTGCCCAAGATGAGTTTGGGAAACTATATATACGAAAGCGATCCTGCCCTGAGAACCCTCCAACAACAGCGTATTCCCTTGTGGCTGACTTTGCCGGAGGAGCGATCCTCGCAGAGATTGGTGGGCGACGAGACCACGGATGCCCTGCGCTGGGCGCAGACCTTGGGAGATGCTGCCACCATCGGTTTCGATGTGGTCTTCAAGCGAATGACCCTTGCGGACTTTGAGCGACCCAATTTCAGTCTCTATGTGACGGCCCTGTTCAAGAAGGTCATGGGATCGAGGGTGTTCCCAGCCCGACCCCTAAATGCCTTCTTCCCGACCAGCAAGCTCTACACCCATTGTGCGAATGCTGTCTCGGGAGGATTGGCTTTCATGGTGGTCAATACGGAGGAGCAGCCCACCACGATTACGGTGAAGAGTTCCAAACACCTCGCCAGCACTGAAATCTGGCAGTACGTGATCACTGGTCTGGACCAGAGGGTGCAGCTGAACAATGTCCGTTTGCACCTAAACACCACTCTGCGTCCCTTGATCAAACCCATTGATCCCACCAAGCCCCTGCAACTGATCGCGCCCAGCATGTCGGTGAGCTTCTGGGTCTTACCCGATGTCAATCTGGAGCACTGCCAGTTCACGGCGGTCGAGGCGGACGATTCGAGTGGCGAGTCCACCTCCTCCAAGGAGAAGCGGCGCTCATCCCGCTACAGTTCCGCCGATAGGTTGCTCCAGCGGTTGATCGAGGAGACTGCGGTTGCCCGAGGATCGGTTCAGAGTTCCATCAATCGCAATCGAAGATTTGTCATCGACAAGGAAGACACTCCGGAGAGCCTTCTCGACCGCCTGCTAGAGCATTTCAGGGATGACATTCCGCCGAAGCGAGAAGTGGGCGATGACAAGGAGAAGTCGGTGAAACCCCACAAAGCTTTGGCCTGGTTGTACCAGGTCCTCGAGCAAACCCGCGATATGGATAAAAAACGATCCAAACGCAGCACTTCCAGTTACTCGGGACCCTTTTTCTACAACCGTCAGGGTAAGAAAACCGCCTTGACCAAGAAGATTACAGAGATCCGCAAGcctgaaagaaaaaaaaagccTCTCTTCGACTTTGACGAGTTCGACGAGGAGAAGTTCTTCAAGCGCATCGGTGAGAAGTCCGAGGAGACACCCACCTACACACGTCTTCCGGAGGGTGATGTGCATCTGAAGCATATAGAGAGCGTGGACGGCGAGGAGAACGAGCAGGAGGCTGAACCAGAAGTGCCCAGGAAAAGGAGAACCAAGTCCAGGAAGGAGCTGAAGATCATCCAGAAAGCTGCGGAAAAGGAAGATGAGCAGGAACAGGAACCAGAGCCAACCGAAGGACGTGCCAAGCTGCGCCTACTGCCCACGGAATTCTTCGAGGCTCTGCCGGCTCCCAAGCTTCCACCGACCAAGCAACTGAATCTGGGGGCCACCTTGAACTCACTGCTCTTTCCGGAACCCTTCTCCAGGAAGGCCACCATGGCCCAGGGTGCTGCAATTAAATCCAAGCCCATAGAGGAGCCTGAAGAGGATGTTGACCCAGTACCAACTGCCAGAAGACGGCACTCCAGAATAGGTCACGTGGCTAATGATTTCTTGCAGGCGCAAAAGGAGCTGGGAAAGCATTTCCTCAGTCACATCAACGAGCACGAGCACGAATTTTCTCTGGGAGATGAGGGCGCGCGGGAGGGTTCGCTGGAATCAGAAAATTCCGGAAAAAAATCCCTGAACCAGGACCTTTTCGGAACGAAGAAAAGTGCCCCTTCTCTGCATCAGAAGCTACCTCAGCAGACGGCTGATGAAGGTATTACCTCCTGGTGGGATCTTCCGGCGATGAGAAGGCGTCGTGCCGTACCCCTTACCAATTCCCTAGACGAACTGCCCTCCAATGCCATAGACAAAGCAGATCGCGACGAGATGCTGCCCCTGGGAAGGTACACCTTCTACGAGTACAAGGTGGACCAGAGTCCAGAGAAGGATGCCAGCCAACCCAAAGAGGAGAAGGAGTCCAAGATCATGAAGATAAGCAGTAAGTCGCAGGCTACTGGTAAGGATCGCAGCCTGTCCAAGCTCTCCGAAAGCCTCGTCAGCACTGTGAAATCGAAGGTCTCTCGCTTTATAAACATCATCTCCAACCACATGAACGAGTGGTACAACACCTTAACCAAGCACCTTGATGCGGAAACGGAACCCGAAAGACCACGCAGGCAAAACACTATCGATAAGTAG
- the LOC108023069 gene encoding uncharacterized protein LOC108023069 → MTDNNNNELGRAVYLADDEEMSDAVERALAKLRSENGMQADHSADMKQQIVALTTKKYAALSYMSHANVGRNLLSGLRELKAKNARIIEYLSKVIEAKHTVARAYDEHCKKVLKEKEARMEQRDYDEFTTMPHHELNHRIAEIRSNTAELRAKLALKIKEFNEKKELFNATKKSLLAEMRALSQVERDAMDIIEELRSEIAINTAMRAIK, encoded by the exons ATGAccgacaataataataatgaactGGGAAGGGCCGTGTACCTTGCAGACGACGAGGAAATGAGTGATGCTGTAGAGAGAGCCCTGGCGAAATTG CGCTCTGAAAATGGTATGCAAGCAGATCATAGCGCAGATATGAAGCAGCAGATAGTGGCTCTGACTACGAAGAAGTACGCCGCTTTGTCCTACATGAGCCATGCGAATGTAGGCCGGAATCTGCTGTCTGGATTGCGCGAATTGAAAGCCAAAAACGCGAGGATCATCGAGTATCTATCTAAGGTGATCGAGGCAAAGCACACCGTGGCACGGGCCTATGATGAGCACTGCAAGAAGGTTCTCAAGGAAAAGGAGGCACGAATGGAGCAGAGAGACTACGACGAATTCACCACGATG CCCCACCATGAATTAAATCATCGCATCGCAGAGATCAGGAGTAACACGGCCGAGCTTCGGGCAAAGTTGGCCTTAAAAATCAAGGAGTTCAACGAAAAAAAGGAGCTGTTCAATGCCACCAAGAAAAGCTTGCTTGCTGAAATGCGCGCTCTAAGCCAAGTTGAACGAGATGCCAT GGATATAATTGAAGAACTTAGATCGGAAATAGCTATAAATACCGCTATGAGGGCTATCAAATAA
- the LOC108025529 gene encoding V-type proton ATPase 116 kDa subunit a1, with amino-acid sequence MSKWWSCGSNQESNSIFRSEVMSLVQMYLQPEAAYDTIAALGEVGVVQFRDLNEKVNAQQRKFISEVRRCDELERRIRYVTAELNKEGHKVLDLIDDFPPAPQPREIIDLELHLEKTETEIMELAANNVNLQTSYLELSEMIQVLERTDQFFSDQESHNFDLNKKGTHRDPEQSNGHLGFVAGVISREREYAFERMLWRISRGNVFVRRCDVDVALTDPKTGNVLHKSVFVVFFQGDQLQARIRKVCTGFHAHMYPCPSSHSERQEMVKNVKTRLEDLQAIINQTSDHRTCVLQAAMKQLPTWSAMVKKMKGIYHTLNLFNVDLGSKCLIGEGWVPKRELELVEVALAAGSASVGSTVPSFINVLDTKKEPPTHFRTNKFTRGFQNLIDAYGIAGYREVNPGLYTCITFPFLFAVMFGDMGHGTILFLLGLWMVIDEKRLQKKRGGEIWNIFFAGRYIIMLMGLFAMYTGFHYNDIFSKSINVFGTRWVNVYNRTTVLTNPTLTLNPSVATRGVYPMGIDPIWQSASNKIIFLNTYKMKLSIIFGVLHMVFGVCMSVENFVFFKKYAYIILQFVPQVLFLLLMFGYMCFMMFYKWVKYSPTTDIEADSPGCAPSVLIMFIDMVLFKSETALPGCDVNMFPIQRTLEMIFIVVALLCIPWILLGKPLYIKFKRRNRPVGPVVEVDEIVEKIEVTTGKEIIITEVAESHESGGHSEEDDEPMSEIWIHQAIHTIEYILSTISHTASYLRLWALSLAHAQLSEVLWTMVLAMGLQMEGYAGAIGLFFIFAVWEFFTIAIMVMMEGLSAFLHTLRLHWVEFMSKFYVGNGYPFTPFCFRDILVVIEDD; translated from the exons ATGTCCAAGTGGTGGAGCTGCGGCTCCAATCAGGAGAGCAACAGCATTTTCCGCAGCGAGGTGATGTCCTTGGTGCAGATGTATCTGCAGCCAGAGGCAGCCTACGATACGATCGCTGCTCTGGGCGAAGTGGGAGTTGTCCAGTTCCGTGAT CTAAACGAGAAGGTAAACGCCCAACAGCGAAAATTCATCAGCGAAGTAAGACGCTGCGATGAACTGGAGCGCCGTATCCGCTACGTGACGGCTGAGCTGAACAAGGAGGGTCACAAGGTGCTCGACCTGATTGACGACTTCCCGCCGGCTCCGCAGCCGCGCGAGATCATCGATTTGGAGCTGCATCTGGAGAAGACGGAGACCGAGATCATGGAGCTAGCTGCCAACAATGTGAACCTACAGACCAGCTACCTGGAGTTAAGCGAAATGATCCAAGTGCTGGAGCGCACCGATCAGTTCTTCTCCGACCAGGAGTCGCACAACTTCGATCTGAACAAGAAGGGCACCCACCGCGATCCCGAGCAGTCCAATGGCCACCTGGGCTTCGTGGCCGGAGTGATCAGCCGGGAGCGGGAGTACGCCTTCGAGCGGATGCTGTGGCGCATATCTCGCGGCAATGTCTTCGTTCGCCGCTGCGATGTGGATGTTGCTCTGACGGATCCGAAGACGGGCAATGTTCTCCACAAGAGCGTGTTTGTGGTCTTCTTCCAGGGCGACCAGCTGCAGGCCAGGATCCGCAAGGTGTGCACTGGCTTTCATGCCCACATGTATCCGTGTCCCAGTTCGCATTCTGAGCGCCAGGAGATGGTGAAGAACGTTAAGACCCGCCTGGAGGACCTCCAGGCCATCATTAACCAGACGAGTGACCACAGGACATGCGTTCTGCAGGCCGCCATGAAGCAGCTGCCCACTTGGAGTGCCATGGTCAAGAAGATGAAGGGCATCTACCACACGCTGAACCTGTTCAACGTGGATCTGGGCAGCAAGTGTCTGATTGGCGAGGGCTGGGTGCCCAAGCGGGAACTGGAGCTGGTGGAGGTGGCCCTCGCAGCGGGCTCAGCCAGTGTGGGCAGCACCGTGCCCTCGTTCATCAATGTGCTGGACACCAAGAAGGAACCGCCGACCCACTTCCGGACGAACAAGTTCACACGTGGCTTCCAGAATCTTATTGATGCCTACGGAATTGCTGGCTACCGTGAGGTGAATCCTGGTCTGTACACCTGCATCACCTTCCCCTTCCTGTTTGCCGTGATGTTTGGAGATATGGGACATGGAACGATTCTCTTCCTGCTGGGTTTGTGGATGGTTATTGACGAGAAGCGGCTGCAGAAGAAGCGAGGTGGTGAGATCTGGAACATCTTCTTCGCCGGTCGATACATTATCATGCTGATGGGCCTGTTCGCCATGTACACGGGTTTCCACTACAACGACATCTTCTCCAAATCGATCAACGTCTTCGGCACTCGTTGGGTTAATGTGTATAATCGAACCACTGTGTTGACCAATCCCACTTTGACGCTGAATCCCTCGGTGGCCACGCGCGGCGTTTACCCCATGGGCATCGATCCCATCTGGCAGTCGGCCTCTAACAAGATTATCTTCCTGAACACCTACAAGATGAAGCTGTCCATCATCTTCGGAGTGCTGCATATGGTCTTCGGCGTTTGCATGTCGGTGGAGAACTTTGTGTTCTTCAAAAAGTATGCCTACATCATCCTGCAGTTCGTGCCACAGGTCCTGTTCCTGCTGCTCATGTTCGGCTACATGTGCTTCATGATGTTCTACAAGTGGGTCAAGTATAGTCCAACCACTGACATTGAGGCAGATAGTCCTGGATGTGCGCCCTCGGTGCTGATCATGTTCATTGACATGGTTCTCTTCAAGTCGGAGACGGCCTTGCCGGGCTGCGATGTCAATATGTTCCCTATTCAGAGAACTCTCGAGATGATCTTCATAGTGGTGGCGCTTCTCTGCATCCCGTGGATCCTGCTCGGAAAGCCTTTGTACATTAAATTCAAGCGCCGAAACAGG CCCGTTGGCCCAGTAGTAGAGGTAGACGAGATCGTGGAGAAGATCGAGGTTACCACAGGCAAGGAGATCATTATTACGGAAGTAGCTGAATCCCACGAGTCCGGCGGACACAGCGAGGAGGATGATGAGCCCATGAGCGAAATCTGGATCCACCAAGCCATCCACACAATCGAGTACATCCTAAGTACCATTTCCCACACGGCTTCCTACCTTCGTCTCTGGGCCTTGTCACTGGCTCATGCCC AGCTGTCGGAGGTGCTGTGGACCATGGTGCTGGCAATGGGACTGCAGATGGAGGGCTATGCTGGCGCCATTGGCCTGTTCTTCATCTTTGCCGTCTGGGAGTTCTTCACCATCGCCATCATGGTGATGATGGAGGGTCTGTCCGCCTTTCTGCACACTTTGCGTCTGCACTGGGTGGAGTTCATGAGCAAGTTCTACGTTGGAAACGGTTATCCGTTCACTCCCTTCTGCTTCAGGGACATTTTGGTTGTCATCGAAGATGATTAA
- the LOC108025298 gene encoding protein glass isoform X2, producing MGLLYKGSKLLNIILDSLEDQEGGAMYISCDVSNGGPVEPETGYVPNNPLFGLALDSPQECAASCVGCLSCQGSTALPISSLTSSDFDCGGCFDPTIGVGVGIGGGHIQISTTPPASSGNGSSNNGAGGGSSGNHGYWSTDEMASTFPGLPPLDIDPLPSLFPFSPCGASYNFAAGNPHQASLSYTVHPHQMLISPNSHNHGQMHSQHQQQSQNQASHVGNSVLQSSGGGNNMASNGGGSSGAANSAACYYETGGGTAAPAPPPAAAMYPSMSVNVSMNMTMHHGYGAGDASGVPMQCSQMNWTPPSNSTSAAAAAAAVNVLYPPLLSPGHYPASATYSFTADFRAPAPTGLGSLPPLTVGEKESPSPPSNSALGGYYPTAVSNQGYTPPHKSPSSFHQAAALGLSLSGFEDEEDSNEDLDGDEGSSGGEMKPNLCRLCGKTYARPSTLKTHLRTHSGERPYRCPDCNKSFSQAANLTAHVRTHTGQKPFRCPICDRRFSQSSSVTTHMRTHSGERPYRCSSCKKSFSDSSTLTKHLRIHSGEKPYQCKLCLLRFSQSGNLNRHMRVHGNNNSNNGSNGGTGVGGESSAGSGSGGGNSLLT from the exons ATGGGATTGTTATATAAGGGTTCCAAACTCCTGAACATAATTCTGG ATTCCCTGGAAGATCAAGAGGGTGGAGCTATGTACATATCGTGCGATGTCTCAAACGGCGGTCCTGTGGAACCAGAGACGGGCTATGTGCCCAACAATCCCCTGTTCGGCCTGGCGCTGGACAGCCCGCAG GAGTGCGCCGCTTCCTGCGTCGGCTGTTTATCCTGCCAGGGCAGCACCGCCCTGCCCATCTCCTCGCTCACCAGCAGCGACTTCGACTGCGGCGGCTGCTTCGATCCCACGATCGGAGTGGGCGTGGGCATCGGTGGCGGCCACATCCAGATCAGCACCACACCGCCGGCGAGCAGCGGCAACGGGAGCAGCAACAACGGTGCTGGAGGCGGCTCCTCCGGGAACCACGGCTACTGGAGCACCGACGAGATGGCCTCCACATTCCCCGGCCTGCCGCCGCTGGACATTGATCCGCTGCCCAGCCTCTTCCCCTTCTCTCCCTGCGGCGCCTCCTACAACTTTGCCGCCGGCAATCCGCACCAGGCTTCGCTCTCCTACACGGTCCATCCCCACCAGATGCTCATCTCGCCCAATTCCCACAACCATGGCCAGATGCACtctcagcaccagcagcagtcCCAGAACCAGGCATCGCACGTCGGCAACTCGGTCCTCCAGAGCAGTGGTGGCGGCAACAACATGGCCAGCAATGGAGGTGGCTCCAGTGGAGCGGCTAATTCGGCTGCCTGCTACTATGAGACGGGAGGTGGAACCGCCGCCcctgctcctccgccggcGGCTGCCATGTATCCCAGCATGAGTGTGAATGTCAGCATGAACATGACCATGCACCATGGTTATGGAGCCGGGGACGCCAGTGGAGTGCCGATGCAGTGCTCCCAGATGAACTGGACGCCACCGAGCAACTCCAcctcggcggcagcagcagcagcagcggtgAATGTTCTGTATCCCCCGCTCCTGAGTCCCGGTCACTATCCCGCCTCGGCCACGTACTCCTTTACGGCGGACTTCCGGGCGCCGGCTCCCACGGGATTGGGTTCCTTGCCACCGCTGACGGTGGGAGAAAAGGAGTCGCCATCGCCGCCGTCCAACTCCGCCTTGGGTGGCTACTATCCCACGGCCGTGAGCAATCAGGGATACACGCCGCCACACAAGAGTCCGAGTAGCTTTCACCAGGCTGCGGCCCTGGGATTAAGTCTCTCCGGATTCGAGGATGAGGAGGACAGCAACGAGGATCTGGACGGGGACGAGGGCAGCAGTGGCGGCGAGATGAAACCCAATCTGTGCCGGCTGTGCGGCAAGACCTACGCCCGTCCCAGTACGCTCAAGACCCATCTGAGAACCCACTCCGGCGAACGACCCTACCGGTGCCCCGACTGCAACAAGAGCTTCTCCCAGGCCGCCAACCTGACGGCCCATgtacgcacacacactggccAGAAGCCGTTCCGATGCCCCATCTGCGACCGGAGATTCTCGCAAAGCTCCAGCGTCACCACGCACATGCGCACCCACTCCGGCGAGCGGCCCTaccgctgctcctcctgcaaGAAGTCCTTCTCCGACAGCAGCACCCTCACCAAGCACCTGCGAATCCACAGCGGCGAGAAGCCCTACCAGTGCAAGCTCTGCCTGCTCAG GTTCTCGCAGTCGGGAAATCTCAATCGGCACATGCGCGTccacggcaacaacaacagcaacaatggcAGCAATGGTGGCACCGGAGTTGGGGGCGAGTCCTCCGCCGGAAGCGGCAGTGGGGGTGGCAACAGCCTCCTCACATGA
- the LOC108025537 gene encoding retinol dehydrogenase 14, translating into MEGKTVIITGANSGIGKETAKDLAGRGARIIMACRNLETANAVKDEIIKETNNSKVLVKKLDLGSQKSVREFAADIVKTEPKIDVLIHNAGMALAFRGQTSEDGVELTMATNHYGPFLLTHLLIDVLKKSAPARIVIVASELYRLSSVNLAKLNPIGTFPAAYLYYVSKFANIYFARELAKRLEGTRVTVNFLHPGMIDSGIWRNVPFPLNLPMMAITKGFFKTTKAGAQTTIYLATSDEVANVSGKYFMDCKEATLNAAALDEEKGLKIWEESLKIVKLTPQDPKI; encoded by the exons ATGGAGGGCAAGACCGTTATTATCACCGGCGCCAACAGCGGAATCGGCAAGGAGACGGCCAAGGATCTGGCAGGACGTGGAGCCCGCATCATCATGGCCTGCAGAAACCTGGAGACTGCCAATGCCGTTAAGG ATGAGATCATCAAGGAGACGAACAACAGCAAGGTCCTGGTCAAGAAGCTGGATCTGGGTTCCCAGAAGTCCGTCCGCGAGTTCGCCGCTGACATTGTGAAGACGGAGCCCAAGATCGATGTGTTGATCCACAACGCCGGCATGGCCCTGGCCTTCCGCGGGCAGACGAGCGAGGATGGTGTTGAGCTGACCATGGCCACCAACCACTACGGGCCCTTCCTGCTGACGCACTTGCTCATCGATGTGCTGAAGAAGAGCGCACCGGCTCGCATTGTTATTGTGGCCTCGGAGTTGTACCGTCTGTCCTCCGTTAACCTGGCCAAGCTGAACCCCATTGGCACCTTCCCGGCTGCCTACTTGTACTACGTGTCCAAGTTCGCCAACATCTACTTCGCCCGGGAGCTGGCCAAGCGGCTGGAGGGCACCAGGGTGACCGTGAACTTCCTGCATCCCGGCATGATCGACTCGGGCATCTGGCGCAATGTGCCCTTCCCGCTCAACCTGCCAATGATGGCCATCACCAAGGGTTTCTTCAAGACCACCAAGGCCGGAGCCCAGACGACCATCTACTTGGCCACATCCGATGAGGTGGCCAACGTGTCTGGAAAGTACTTCATGGACTGCAAGGAGGCCACCCTGAATGCCGCTGCCCTCGACGAGGAGAAGGGCCTCAAGATCTGGGAGGAGTCCCTGAAGATCGTCAAGCTGACGCCCCAGGATCCCAAGATCTAA